The segment GCCTGGCCTCCCCGGAGCGTGGAAACGGTGCCACGGCCCCTCAGGCCACAGCGTGTGGGTAAGTCTCCGTGGCTCCTCCCCCGGGGCAGGAGCTCGAGTGGCTGCTGGAGATCAACCGCCTGACGCACCGGCTGCTCTGCAAGCACATGACGCTGGACAGCTTCGACGCCATGTTCCGCGAGGCCAACCACAACGTCTCGGCCCCGTACGGCCGCATCACCCTGCACGTCTTCTGGGAGCTCAACTTCGACTTCCTCCCCAACTACTGCTACAATGGCTCCACCAACCGGTACGGCGCGGGGTCCCTgtgtgcggtgggggggggcagggccggcCAGGGGGGGGTCCCCCTCGTGGAGCCCCCcggcctgaggaggaggaagaggaggtccTCGGAGTAGCTACGATTGTAGGCGCGAGCCGCCGGCGCCGGATGCATGTCTGATGTGTCTGCCTggctgggaaaaaaataaaatccaaactaaAATCCAGAGAAGACTCGAGATGCACAAGAGCGTATTGGAACCCCGCGTCCACCTCTTTTCCCGTTCTAGTTTTGTCCGAACCGCTATTCCCTTCACCCAAGAACCCCAGAGAGATAAACCTGCCAATGTCCAGCCTTATTACCTCTACGGATCCAAGGTGGGTTGCTGTGCCCGGTGGGGGACcacggggggagagggggggcatCGCAGAGCCGTCGGGGTGCGTTGGGAGGCGGGGAGCAAGGTCCAGGCAGAGAGAACCAACCGCCAAGCGTATGGCCTTTATTTTGTTCATAACTTAGCAGGGGAGGGCAAGCAGAGCgggaggagggggccggggggggccggGTGGGTGCTGTGGGGGTCagttgggcggggaggggggacggggaaaGGGGGTCTGTGTGCCTGGTTGTCTCCCCTTGGTTCCCCGGTTTCTCCTGTGTCTTGGTTGAATCATTTCATTTCTGCCCGGTGATTCCGGGATTCTCTGCTCCACACAGTCTCCAGTAAAGGGCTGGGTAGGTGGGGCGCTgggctcggggtgggggggggggaccgtgaAGGAAGTGGCGCATGACGAGGCTGAGTGCCGGGTCAGATCCCAATGGCCACCTGCGACCCCGTTTTCAACAAGTCGGCAGTGACGGACCCCCAACACAAACCAACTCGATCATTCAGAAGCAGCCCGGGGGTGCGGCAGTAACCCAGACGCGCCCGTGCCGCGGGGCCCGGTGGGGTCCCTGTGGGGTCTGAGGAGGACGGGGGTACCTGTCTGCTGAGGATGATGGAGGCCGTTGGCAGGTGCAGCTTGAACGCAGCATGCACCCACCGAGTGCAAGCGGCTCTGTTTCCCTTTCCAATGCTCTTTGAACCGTCAAGATGGGTCACTGGGTGTCTGGGCCTCCAGGCTCTGGCTCGCTTTCCTCTCGCTCAACCACGAGAGCTGGGCTTCGGCTCGATGGGGTAGGACGAGACCATCTCCTTCTTCGTCTTGTTTTGTTAAGGAGTTTTAAGAAACGAGTCGATGTAAAGAGGAAGCGTTGGGCAGCGATGAGGGGCCCCTGGTGGGGTTTTCTCGGGGTGACGGCGTGGGCTTGCTGGAAGGCCCGGGATCGCTGCAGGGCTAGGCTTGTGTTTCTGTCTGCAAAAAAAAGTGACGGGAAGTCCCGCTCGGAGTCAGCCCACCTTCCTTGGAGTATCCGTGGTGTTGAGGTTGTGCTGCCTTCCTGTCTAGGCTGACCAGCTTTGGGGTCCGTGTTACAAGCGTGCCTCGAGTTCCTCGCGTGGAATGGAAGCCATGATCACCCCCCGACACGCCGTggctgtggcggggggggggggggtgtctgtgttTCCCAGCTCGGTGACCGGTGTCACCTGCCGGTCACCCCCTCCTGGTGGCGCTGGCGTCggagggggggggccgggggaggggcggtCTACGCACTGATGGCTGGCAGGAGCCCTACGGGGAGGGGAGCGGCTTCGCCCGCCCGGGGGGTGGCCGTCTGcgtgtcccccctccctcccccccccaccaccgacCTGTCACTCCCTGCCTGGAGGAAGCATGGcggggcgccccccgcccccccgggcctCAGCGCCGGCTCCGGAGCCCTGGCGGGGCAGCTCCACGAGGGGCAGCCCcggcagctccccctcccccccgcggcCCGGCCACGGCACCAGCCCGTTGGCCTCCTCCGCGTGGCCGGCCCGGTAGGACCAGCGGGGCTCGTGGCAGCGGATGCACCAGAACTGCAGGCAGATGAAGGCCAGCACGGCGGCGAAGCAGGCCAGCAGGATGGCCAGCAGCACCCACAGGGAGAGCTGGGGGTCCGCCAGGGCGCCGCGGGCCGCCGGCGGGCTCTCGTCCAGCGTGTGGAACACGGTGCAGTCGCGGCGGTCCGGCAGGGCGGCCCTCCGGCAGCCGACGCAGAGGAAGTAGAGGGTGGACGGGGCCAGGCGCTCCAGCGCCACGGAGCTGAGCGCCCGCGGCACCCTCTCCTCGCGGTGGAAGCCGGAGCGGAGGTAGCCGGAGAAGAGGCTGTTCCAGTTGGGCCTGTACACGACGCGGTAGTGGTCCTCCAGACAGGGCTCCGACGGCGCCCAGGACACCACGGCGCCCGTGGGCGACACGTGCCCCACCGCGATGCGCATCCCGAGCCTGGAACCGCAAGCACAGTGAGGAGTGGCAGCCCCTGCCCGCTCCTGCCTGGCCTCCTCGCCCCTCCCGGGGgccgagatctggaggatggcggttcaaagccagcctggggcaggaacgTCTCCTCTCCGGTTAaccaggaggggggaaaaaaaaaaaaaaagctggaaatggagctgtggcgcaagggGTGGAGCCCTCGCCGTGAGTGATAAAGCTCAGAGGACAgccagcgcccgggccctgagttcaagccccaggaccggcaccaagAAATCAAATCCAAACCAGGGCTGTCTCGTGCCCAAGCCTGCGGGCCTCAGGCCGTGCAACTCGAGCCACGTTCCACCCCCGCTGGAATCCTcttgaaaaggaaagacaaaggaaaaacacaaataaaagaatCGTACTAGAGAAGACACGGGGACGCCCCCCGCGACCCCGCCCGGGTCCCCCCAGGTCCGGGATCTCCTCCCAGGCAATTCTTTTACCTAAATCTCCCCTGCCTGGCCTTCTGACTGCGGTCCAGGTGCCGCGAGCCGTTATCTAGAACGTTCTGTCCGGTGCTTTTTTTAGATCCCTCGCTCCACTGCCCGTGACTGGTAGAGCTCCGCTCTGTCCTCTGCCGGTAGCTGCTTTGACTCACTCAGGCCGCGTCCTTTTGGGTTTTTTCCCCAAGCCACCGGTGCCGGGAAATTGCGTGACACGGGTCAAGGTCACGGGCTCCCGAGGCGGCCCCGGCACTGCGGGCGGACGCTCCCCCGCCACGCGTGACCGGAACCACCCGTGGTGCGTAGGGTGTCCGCCGTGTCCACGTCACGGCAGTGGGCACCCATGCCATTGTGGGTTTCTGGGGGGTCATCTGCCGGGTCGAGATGCCCGTGGTATAGACCAGCGACCCGTGGCCCGTGGGGAGCCGCGCACCTGCTCTGCGGGCAAGCTGGCTACCACCCAGGGGGGCTGTGCTTGTAAGCAAACCAGAGCCTCCAGAGTGCCCGCCTTCCTGAGAGCCATCTGCAAGCGCTCTAGGTTTCATTTAGTTGtatgagagagcgagagagagaaaggagggagagagagagaggagggagggaggagggagagagacaggggagaaatgggaagagggagggagggaggaggaggaagagagagacagaatctCCTCCGTTGGATTTCCCTGGATCGGAAGTCTAGCGACTGTCAACCTACGTATGCTTTAGTAAACATCCCTCCATTCCTTCTGCCGTGGTATTACCGTCCCCCCTCCTCTTCATTCCATGTCACCACaacaggatttttgttttgttttggttttttggccagtcctgggccttagactcagggcctgagcactgtccctggcttctttttgctcaaggctagcactctgccacttgagacacagcgccgcttctggctttttctatatatgtgttgctggggaatcgaacccagggcctcatgtatacgaggcaggcactcttgccactaggccatattcccagcccaggattttttttttttttaagtcaatcaCGTTTTAATCCAGACTGGATAATAAGCCAGGCTCGTTTTGATCACCacccatctctgtctgtctgtccgtccgtcccgCCTCCCCTGTAGCCTCCCCACGTGTGTGTCGGGTTCCTGGGGTGGTTAAGCCGCGGGAAGGACACGGCCTCGAGTGCTGTGTCCATCCTCGTTGGTCGGCTGGCTTTTCCTCCTCTCGCGctgcccggtggggggggggggcgctcgggGAAGGCTGCGCTGACACCCTGAGGCAGGGGTGCGCGGATCCTTCTAGACAGATCGTGTGGAAGGAGCTGGGAGCTTGGCAAGGCCCCGAGCCCGGCTTCATTCCCCCGCCCCCTCGGGAGGGAGTCCCGGAGACTCGCCCCGTCACGGGCACGTCTTTCCTTCCGCTTCCCTCCCATcagccatggggtggggggggggggtgtccataCGGCCCCGGTTCCCACCGCAGGGGAGGCTAGCAGCACCCCGATCTCCCactgccaacccccccccccccgcccggccccgcgtggAGAGGAAAAGCCGTTCCCCTTGGCAAGATGGCACTCACCTGACCGTCGGTGTCCGCGCGCAGCTCGGCCTCCCAAGGCAGAGGGGGGCAGTGCTCACGGGCTTCCTGCTCTGCTCTGGGTCCTCCTGgaactctccctctctctctccctccttcccccctcccccccaccactgaGCGAGTCCCCCCGTCGCCCCCACCGCTCCCATTATTCGCTTCTCCACATCAGCACCCTTCACCATGGCAACCTGCACGAGGCGCTCGGGGACCGGGCTAGAGAAGCtggtttgttggttgttttttttgcccagtGACAGAGATTCTCCTTCCTTTGACCAAAAAGAGAAGGACAAACCAGTGTGGAAGGACCTCCCGCTTCCTCTCTGACGGGCTGGTGggtttccagccccccccccagaccctcGCCGCCCCCTTCTTTAGAAACCGAGTCTGCCTGGATGTAATGGGTTGCAGATTTTGAGGTGACATCATcccggggctcacacctgtgatcctagcttcatcaggaggctgagcgctgaggaccGAGGTTCGAAGCCACAGCCCAGACTGAAAGAGCCCACGAGACTCTCTTCTCGCCAacggaccagcaaaaagccgggaagtggagctgcggctccaaGTGACGGCAGGGGgcccctggttcaagccccaggcccggcattctataaagaaaaaagggggggtgggggaagccaaCGGCTCGATCTTTCTGGGGCTGCCCGTCCTACGCTGGGGCGCATGCGTGCCTCCCGCTACACGAGTGAAAGGTGAGAAACTGGCCTCGAGAAGACGCGAACCCGCCGTTCCTAGGGACTcatccaagccccccccccccccgtagttCCACCGCCTCCGGGTGGCGTCTGGGTGGCCGTGAGCTTTCGGGTCGGACGCATCGA is part of the Perognathus longimembris pacificus isolate PPM17 chromosome 25, ASM2315922v1, whole genome shotgun sequence genome and harbors:
- the Fndc9 gene encoding fibronectin type III domain-containing protein 9 — translated: MRIAVGHVSPTGAVVSWAPSEPCLEDHYRVVYRPNWNSLFSGYLRSGFHREERVPRALSSVALERLAPSTLYFLCVGCRRAALPDRRDCTVFHTLDESPPAARGALADPQLSLWVLLAILLACFAAVLAFICLQFWCIRCHEPRWSYRAGHAEEANGLVPWPGRGGEGELPGLPLVELPRQGSGAGAEARGGGGRPAMLPPGRE